A single Polynucleobacter acidiphobus DNA region contains:
- a CDS encoding FAD-dependent monooxygenase — MNPSHTVVIQGGGPVGLACAAWLLQKNPHISLTLIDRNPADDQQIQSGDQRGIALSHGSKLLLDTINAWPSNCPGIHRIHVSQVGRFGRALMTREELGQDALGHISRYRDIHLTLRKALRALGTHSPNFVWHHNADESFNTPPAACIVHAEGGLFKQQDWVESGRDYRQAALVGTVDVEHPIAHQAWERFTNEGPLALLPSHLGPNTHNLVWCASPESSQRRLALSDDEFLKELEHSFGQRLGRFTNITNRRLYDLGLNYRKDICVGHEVWIGNAAQTLHPVAGQGLNLGLRDAYLLAEKLADLFKQTHALTPDAVNAQLLDYAKSRQIDRRATIGITDFLARVFTSPLLPIQVSRGLALSALAWLPPVKVTLAKQMMFGRR, encoded by the coding sequence ATGAACCCATCCCATACGGTTGTTATTCAAGGCGGGGGTCCTGTGGGTCTTGCTTGCGCAGCTTGGCTTTTACAAAAAAATCCACACATTAGTTTGACCTTGATTGATCGCAACCCAGCTGATGATCAGCAAATTCAGTCGGGTGATCAACGCGGTATTGCTCTATCGCATGGCAGTAAATTGTTACTGGATACGATCAATGCTTGGCCATCCAATTGCCCCGGGATTCATCGAATTCATGTCTCTCAGGTCGGTCGCTTTGGTCGGGCTCTAATGACGCGCGAAGAACTGGGGCAAGATGCCTTAGGTCATATTAGTCGCTATCGTGATATTCATCTGACCCTTAGAAAGGCACTGCGAGCCCTGGGGACCCATTCACCAAATTTTGTGTGGCATCACAATGCGGATGAAAGCTTCAATACACCACCAGCTGCCTGCATCGTACATGCCGAGGGTGGGCTGTTTAAGCAACAGGATTGGGTCGAGTCTGGCCGCGATTACCGTCAAGCCGCCCTTGTGGGCACCGTGGATGTTGAGCATCCAATTGCCCATCAAGCGTGGGAGCGTTTTACCAATGAAGGCCCGCTTGCACTGCTACCCTCGCATTTAGGACCTAATACGCATAATCTGGTCTGGTGCGCCTCCCCAGAGTCCAGTCAACGCCGACTGGCTCTCAGTGATGATGAGTTTCTCAAGGAACTAGAGCACAGCTTTGGTCAGCGTCTGGGCCGATTTACCAATATCACCAATCGCCGTCTCTACGATCTGGGCCTCAACTATCGCAAAGACATTTGCGTGGGTCATGAAGTGTGGATTGGTAATGCCGCACAGACCTTGCATCCGGTGGCTGGCCAAGGCCTGAATCTTGGCTTACGAGACGCTTACTTACTCGCCGAGAAACTCGCTGATCTCTTTAAGCAAACACACGCGCTAACGCCTGACGCCGTGAACGCACAACTGCTTGACTATGCAAAAAGCCGTCAAATTGATCGGCGCGCAACGATTGGTATTACCGACTTCTTAGCACGCGTGTTCACCTCGCCCTTATTGCCTATTCAGGTCTCGCGTGGTCTTGCGCTCAGCGCACTCGCCTGGCTACCGCCTGTAAAAGTCACTCTCGCTAAGCAAATGATGTTTGGCCGGCGCTAG
- the dusB gene encoding tRNA dihydrouridine synthase DusB encodes MQIGPYSLANALFVAPMAGVTDRPFRQLCKKLGAGYAVSEMIASNAMLWNSEKTLRRANHVGEFKPIAVQIAGADPNMMAQAARLNVDRGAQIIDINMGCPAKKVCNVAAGSALLKDQPLVQQIVESVVQAVGTGPDAVPVTLKIRTGWDRDHKNAQEIAKIAQDAGISMLTIHGRTRADLYHGDAEYETIAAVKSRVGIPVVANGDINSPEKAKQVLCITGADALMIGRAAQGRPWIFREIDHYLKTGELLPAPQVHEIQAILNEHLLDHYAFYGEYTGLRTARKHIAWYCKGLRNSHAFRHQMNSAEDCKTQLQLVNDYFDEMKLHSDHLLFLEAA; translated from the coding sequence ATGCAAATCGGTCCTTACTCACTAGCCAATGCTCTATTTGTTGCGCCCATGGCTGGTGTCACCGATCGCCCTTTTCGGCAATTATGTAAAAAATTAGGGGCGGGTTATGCGGTCTCGGAAATGATCGCCTCCAATGCCATGCTGTGGAATAGTGAAAAAACCTTAAGGCGCGCTAACCATGTTGGCGAGTTCAAACCCATTGCAGTCCAAATTGCAGGCGCTGACCCCAATATGATGGCGCAAGCCGCAAGGCTAAATGTCGATCGGGGTGCTCAAATCATCGATATCAATATGGGTTGCCCAGCTAAAAAAGTATGCAATGTCGCCGCAGGTTCTGCCCTCCTAAAAGATCAACCTTTAGTGCAGCAAATTGTGGAGTCGGTGGTTCAAGCCGTTGGGACTGGGCCTGACGCTGTGCCAGTAACACTCAAAATTAGAACTGGCTGGGATCGTGATCATAAGAATGCGCAAGAGATTGCAAAAATTGCGCAGGACGCTGGAATTTCGATGCTCACAATTCATGGGCGTACCAGAGCGGATTTGTATCATGGCGACGCTGAATATGAAACGATTGCGGCTGTGAAGAGCCGTGTCGGCATTCCGGTGGTTGCCAATGGCGATATCAACAGCCCCGAGAAAGCCAAGCAGGTTCTGTGCATTACTGGGGCCGATGCGCTCATGATTGGACGAGCAGCACAAGGTAGACCGTGGATTTTTCGGGAAATTGATCACTATCTAAAAACAGGTGAACTTTTACCTGCTCCACAGGTTCATGAAATTCAGGCGATCCTCAATGAGCATTTACTCGATCACTACGCATTCTATGGTGAGTACACGGGTCTGCGAACCGCACGCAAGCATATCGCTTGGTATTGCAAGGGCTTACGCAACTCGCATGCGTTTCGTCACCAAATGAATAGTGCCGAGGATTGCAAAACCCAACTCCAACTCGTCAATGATTATTTTGATGAGATGAAGCTTCACTCGGACCATCTTTTATTTTTAGAAGCAGCCTAA
- a CDS encoding helix-turn-helix domain-containing protein, translating to MKSNKHPVTECIEINLQRYLDDLKGTPPNDIYQMVLSVVEKPMLELVMAHAKQNQSLAASYLGINRNTLRKKLLEHRLI from the coding sequence ATGAAAAGCAATAAACATCCCGTTACGGAGTGCATTGAGATCAATCTGCAGCGCTACCTCGATGACCTAAAAGGCACCCCGCCCAATGATATTTATCAAATGGTTTTGAGTGTGGTTGAAAAGCCGATGTTAGAGCTGGTCATGGCGCATGCCAAACAAAACCAATCCTTAGCAGCATCGTATTTAGGGATTAACCGCAACACCTTACGCAAAAAACTTTTAGAGCATCGCTTAATCTAA
- the purH gene encoding bifunctional phosphoribosylaminoimidazolecarboxamide formyltransferase/IMP cyclohydrolase — MIRTALLSVSDKSGIVQFAQALHGLGVKLISTGGTAKLLAQEGLPVTEVASLTEFPEMLDGRVKTLHPKVHGGLLARRDSKEHMAAIAEHGIEPIDLLVINLYPFTQTVSQENCSFEEAVENIDIGGPAMLRAAAKNHQDVTVLISPADYERVLDEMRRNQNTVSFATNLALAKKVFAHTAQYDGAIANYLSSLDDMQDHQKRHPYPETLHLAFERVQEMRYGENPHQSAAFYKDLMSPLGSLAHYQQLQGKELSFNNIADSDAAWECVKSISRDQAACVIIKHANPCGVAIADTAEKAYLKALQTDPTSAFGGIIALNRPCDEACAQAIAKQFVEVLIAPSFTESAKAIFASKQNVRLLEIPLPKEGDNPLNQFDFKRVGGGLLVQSSDSKNVLPQELQVVTKRQPTPTELADLMFAWRVAKFVKSNAIVYCANGMTLGIGAGQMSRIDSARIASIKAEHAGLSLKGSAVASDAFFPFRDGLDVVVAAGATSVIQPGGSMRDPEVIEAANEHGIAMVFTSTRHFRH, encoded by the coding sequence ATGATTCGTACAGCCCTCCTCTCCGTATCCGATAAAAGCGGCATTGTTCAGTTTGCCCAAGCACTGCATGGCCTAGGCGTAAAACTGATCTCAACTGGCGGCACTGCCAAACTGTTGGCCCAAGAAGGCTTACCGGTTACCGAAGTAGCAAGCCTGACCGAGTTCCCTGAAATGTTAGATGGTCGGGTCAAAACCTTGCACCCAAAGGTTCATGGTGGCTTATTGGCCCGACGCGACTCTAAAGAACATATGGCCGCCATTGCCGAGCATGGGATTGAGCCCATTGATCTATTGGTGATTAATCTCTACCCCTTTACGCAAACGGTTAGTCAAGAGAACTGCAGCTTTGAGGAGGCGGTTGAAAATATTGATATTGGCGGACCAGCCATGTTACGAGCTGCTGCAAAGAATCATCAAGATGTCACCGTACTCATCTCCCCAGCCGATTACGAGCGGGTTTTGGATGAGATGCGTCGCAATCAGAATACAGTTTCGTTTGCAACCAACTTGGCGCTTGCTAAAAAAGTGTTTGCCCATACCGCTCAATACGATGGAGCAATTGCGAACTACTTAAGTTCTTTAGACGATATGCAAGATCATCAGAAGCGTCATCCCTATCCAGAGACCTTGCATTTGGCATTTGAGCGCGTTCAAGAAATGCGCTATGGCGAGAACCCTCACCAATCGGCTGCATTCTACAAAGACCTCATGTCACCCCTTGGTAGCCTCGCTCATTACCAACAGCTTCAAGGCAAAGAGCTATCCTTTAACAATATTGCCGACTCCGATGCCGCCTGGGAATGCGTCAAATCGATTAGTCGCGATCAAGCGGCGTGTGTCATTATTAAACATGCCAACCCTTGCGGCGTGGCGATAGCGGATACCGCAGAAAAAGCCTATCTAAAAGCATTGCAAACCGATCCAACCTCTGCTTTTGGCGGAATCATTGCACTCAATCGTCCCTGTGATGAAGCCTGTGCTCAAGCAATTGCAAAGCAATTTGTTGAAGTACTCATCGCCCCCTCCTTTACCGAGTCTGCTAAGGCGATCTTTGCTTCCAAACAAAATGTACGCCTACTTGAAATTCCGCTTCCCAAGGAAGGGGATAATCCTCTTAATCAATTTGACTTCAAACGCGTTGGGGGCGGTCTCTTAGTGCAATCGAGTGATTCAAAAAATGTACTTCCCCAAGAGTTGCAGGTGGTGACTAAGCGTCAGCCGACCCCCACCGAATTAGCAGACCTGATGTTTGCCTGGCGAGTTGCCAAATTTGTGAAGTCGAATGCAATTGTGTATTGCGCCAATGGTATGACCTTGGGGATTGGTGCTGGGCAAATGAGTCGGATTGACTCCGCCCGAATCGCAAGCATTAAAGCTGAGCATGCTGGCCTAAGTTTGAAAGGTTCTGCGGTCGCAAGCGACGCCTTCTTCCCGTTTCGTGATGGACTGGATGTAGTTGTAGCTGCCGGTGCGACTAGCGTCATTCAACCCGGGGGCAGTATGCGAGATCCCGAAGTGATTGAGGCGGCTAATGAGCATGGTATTGCGATGGTGTTCACAAGTACACGGCACTTTAGACACTAA
- the ruvC gene encoding crossover junction endodeoxyribonuclease RuvC has translation MRWLGIDPGLRTTGFGVIELEGQQLRYISSGTIESGEVTLGLPHRLGTLYQGVQEVLLSYQPDAAAIEEIFLNVNPRSTLMLGQARGAVIAALVSTGLSVSDYSARSVKQAIVGTGRANKTQMQEMVKRLLKLKKSPSPDAADALGVAICAAHHHQVQMTKAKR, from the coding sequence ATGCGCTGGTTAGGTATCGATCCTGGCTTACGAACCACTGGCTTTGGAGTGATTGAGCTTGAAGGTCAACAATTACGCTACATTAGTTCGGGGACGATTGAGAGTGGCGAAGTTACCTTAGGTTTGCCTCATCGTCTCGGAACACTGTATCAGGGTGTCCAAGAGGTGCTACTTTCCTATCAGCCCGATGCGGCTGCCATTGAAGAAATCTTTTTAAATGTCAATCCACGCTCCACGCTAATGCTGGGTCAAGCACGAGGCGCTGTGATTGCCGCCCTTGTATCGACCGGTCTTTCAGTCTCTGATTACAGTGCGCGCAGCGTCAAGCAGGCAATCGTCGGTACCGGTCGGGCTAACAAAACACAAATGCAAGAAATGGTAAAGCGCTTACTCAAGCTCAAAAAAAGTCCATCGCCTGATGCAGCCGATGCACTTGGGGTCGCCATTTGTGCGGCTCACCATCATCAAGTTCAAATGACTAAAGCAAAGCGTTAA
- the ruvA gene encoding Holliday junction branch migration protein RuvA produces the protein MIGRIHGTLITISAPKLLIDCHGVGYEVDVPMSTLYQLPAVGQVITLLTHFHVREDQQQLFGFATEAERNAFRSLIKISGVGARTALAVLSGMSVSELIQAIASQDPGALVRVPGIGKKTAERLLLELKGKLAPDLGISQNASGKPDTTSEVIQALVSLGYSDKEAHLAVRQIPADTSVSDGIKIALKALSKG, from the coding sequence ATGATTGGACGCATTCATGGCACGCTTATTACGATTTCAGCTCCTAAATTGCTGATTGATTGCCATGGGGTCGGTTACGAGGTCGACGTTCCGATGAGCACCCTCTATCAACTACCAGCTGTTGGTCAAGTGATTACCCTTCTCACGCATTTTCATGTGCGCGAGGATCAACAACAATTATTTGGTTTTGCCACCGAAGCTGAACGCAATGCCTTTCGATCACTCATTAAGATCAGCGGAGTTGGGGCACGCACTGCTCTAGCGGTGCTATCGGGCATGAGTGTGAGTGAATTAATTCAAGCAATTGCAAGCCAAGACCCAGGCGCCCTTGTTCGGGTTCCTGGTATTGGCAAAAAGACGGCTGAACGTCTTTTGTTAGAACTCAAGGGCAAGTTAGCCCCTGATTTAGGAATTTCCCAGAACGCATCCGGTAAGCCCGATACCACCTCCGAGGTGATTCAAGCCTTGGTTTCTTTGGGATACTCGGATAAAGAAGCGCATCTGGCAGTTCGTCAAATCCCTGCTGATACGAGCGTCTCCGATGGGATTAAGATCGCTCTCAAAGCCCTTTCAAAAGGTTAA
- the ruvB gene encoding Holliday junction branch migration DNA helicase RuvB has translation MAIHTDNLDADDGDERIVSPGAGQAEAVFERALRPKQLDEYVGQSKARSQLEIFINATRKRKEALDHVLLFGPPGLGKTTLAHIIARELGVNLRQTSGPVLDRPGDLAALLTNLEENDVLFIDEIHRLSPVVEEILYPALEDYSLDIMIGEGPAARSVKLDLKPFTLIGATTRAGMLTNPLRDRFGIVTRLEFYSSDELTKIIERSATLLNAQIDPQGASEIARRARGTPRIANRLLRRVRDYAEVKGSGVITKSMADAALAMLDVDPMGFDVMDRKLLEAILHKFNGGPVGIDNLAAAIGEERDTIEDVLEPFLIQQGYLQRTSRGRIATRQCYEHFGLKAPSSSANLDLLD, from the coding sequence GTGGCAATTCATACTGATAACTTAGATGCCGATGATGGTGATGAGCGGATTGTCAGCCCCGGGGCTGGGCAAGCCGAAGCCGTATTTGAGCGGGCCCTTCGGCCAAAGCAACTCGATGAATACGTTGGTCAAAGCAAAGCACGCTCCCAGCTAGAAATCTTCATCAATGCGACCCGTAAACGCAAAGAAGCCTTGGATCATGTTTTGTTATTCGGCCCGCCCGGTTTAGGCAAAACTACCCTAGCGCACATCATTGCCCGAGAGCTTGGGGTTAATCTTCGACAAACTAGTGGTCCGGTATTGGATCGCCCTGGCGATCTTGCCGCACTTCTCACCAACCTCGAAGAAAACGATGTCCTATTTATTGACGAGATTCATCGGCTCTCACCAGTCGTTGAAGAGATTCTTTATCCTGCTCTTGAGGATTATTCGCTCGATATCATGATTGGTGAAGGTCCTGCAGCCCGCAGCGTAAAGTTAGATCTCAAGCCCTTTACTTTGATTGGGGCAACGACGCGCGCTGGCATGTTGACCAATCCCTTGCGCGATCGTTTTGGGATTGTGACAAGACTTGAGTTTTATTCTTCGGACGAACTCACAAAGATCATTGAACGATCGGCTACTTTACTCAATGCACAAATTGATCCCCAGGGCGCAAGCGAGATCGCGCGTCGCGCCCGCGGCACGCCTCGAATTGCGAACCGCTTACTTCGTAGGGTTCGAGACTATGCAGAGGTAAAGGGCAGCGGAGTAATAACAAAGTCAATGGCTGACGCTGCCCTAGCCATGCTAGATGTTGATCCAATGGGCTTTGATGTCATGGATCGCAAGCTTCTCGAAGCAATCTTGCATAAATTTAATGGCGGTCCAGTCGGTATTGATAATTTAGCTGCAGCCATTGGCGAAGAACGCGACACCATCGAAGACGTGTTGGAACCGTTTCTGATTCAGCAAGGATATTTACAACGCACCTCGCGTGGTCGTATTGCCACCCGTCAGTGTTATGAACATTTTGGCCTCAAGGCGCCAAGTAGCTCTGCAAATCTTGATTTACTCGATTAG
- the tyrS gene encoding tyrosine--tRNA ligase, translating to MSTKPYPVTPRVLEAMEVTKRGCEELLVEADWLQKLARSEATHKPLRIKLGLDPTAPDIHLGHTVVLNKLRQLQDLGHTVIFLIGDFTSMIGDPSGRNSTRPPLTPEEIAVNAKTYYQQASIILDPSKTEVRYNSEWCDALGARGMITLAAKYTVARMLERDDFTKRYRGGVPISVHEFLYPLMQGYDSVALQSDLELGGTDQKFNLLVGRELQKEYDQEPQCILTMPLLVGLDGVEKMSKSKGNYIGINEPANEMFGKVMSISDELMWSYFTLLSFRPMAEIDLMKQEVAAGQNPRDCKVLLGQEIVARFHSQAAAEKALEDFNHRAKGGIPDDIPALELTGAPLGIAALLKAANLVPSTSEANRNIDQHGVRIDGTVVSDKTLKLEPGTYVIQVGKRRFAKVTLLR from the coding sequence ATGAGCACAAAACCCTATCCAGTGACCCCGCGCGTACTTGAGGCTATGGAAGTTACCAAGCGTGGCTGTGAGGAGTTATTGGTCGAGGCAGATTGGCTTCAAAAATTAGCGCGCAGCGAAGCAACCCACAAACCCTTGCGAATTAAACTGGGTTTGGATCCAACTGCGCCAGATATTCATTTGGGGCATACCGTTGTTCTAAACAAGCTACGTCAGCTACAAGATCTGGGTCATACCGTCATTTTCTTGATTGGCGACTTTACCAGCATGATTGGTGATCCATCGGGTCGCAATAGTACTCGTCCACCATTAACTCCGGAAGAGATTGCAGTCAATGCAAAAACGTATTATCAGCAAGCCAGCATTATCTTAGACCCTAGTAAAACGGAAGTGCGTTACAACAGTGAGTGGTGTGATGCCTTGGGTGCGCGCGGCATGATTACGTTGGCGGCTAAATACACAGTGGCTCGGATGCTGGAGCGCGATGACTTTACCAAGCGCTATCGGGGCGGTGTACCGATTTCGGTGCATGAGTTTCTGTATCCCTTGATGCAGGGTTATGACTCGGTGGCTTTACAAAGTGATTTAGAGCTCGGGGGCACCGATCAAAAATTTAATCTTCTCGTCGGTCGTGAACTACAAAAAGAGTATGACCAAGAGCCGCAATGCATCTTGACGATGCCTCTTTTGGTGGGTCTTGATGGGGTTGAGAAGATGAGTAAGTCCAAGGGCAATTACATCGGTATTAACGAGCCTGCCAATGAAATGTTTGGAAAGGTGATGAGTATTTCGGATGAGCTCATGTGGAGCTACTTCACATTATTGTCATTTAGACCGATGGCCGAAATCGATCTGATGAAGCAAGAGGTCGCTGCGGGCCAAAATCCGCGGGATTGCAAAGTGTTATTGGGTCAAGAGATTGTGGCTCGTTTTCATTCGCAGGCCGCTGCAGAGAAAGCGCTGGAAGACTTTAATCATCGTGCCAAAGGTGGAATACCCGACGATATTCCTGCGCTTGAGTTAACCGGGGCTCCACTGGGCATTGCTGCTCTTTTGAAAGCCGCCAATTTGGTGCCATCGACCTCGGAGGCCAATCGCAATATTGACCAACATGGTGTACGTATTGATGGAACAGTCGTGAGCGACAAGACCCTGAAATTAGAGCCAGGCACTTATGTGATTCAGGTTGGTAAGCGCCGTTTTGCCAAAGTGACGCTCTTAAGATAA
- a CDS encoding anhydro-N-acetylmuramic acid kinase: protein MNSNQANASSSLWIGLMSGTSLDGIDAVLAEIDATGKARLIQSHSVGFDAQLRSELTELQFATNHELHREHLAANALANAYAQVCQELLRIQNIQPSAISAIGAHGQTLRHQPASDHLKSYTHQSLNSALLAELTGINVVANFRARDMAAGGQGAPLVPAFHYEQFYDPLENRAILNIGGIANLTILPASGEVTGFDCGPGNLLLDAWVHHHLGKAFDDDGRWASSGMPNSELVARMLQDPYFAKLPPKSTGRDHFNLHWLNHLMTGLSLAPEDVQATLLQLTIDSILNALRSFASNTQTLIVCGGGVKNIALLELLKIQARHQLPNLTIASSARFGIDPQLVESLAFAWLAWAFMQKRPANVPAVTGAKGSRILGALYPA from the coding sequence TTGAATTCTAATCAAGCAAACGCCTCGAGCTCTCTATGGATTGGGCTCATGTCGGGAACCAGCCTCGATGGTATTGATGCAGTCTTAGCCGAAATCGACGCTACGGGCAAAGCCCGGCTGATTCAGTCGCATAGTGTCGGGTTTGATGCGCAGCTGAGGTCGGAGCTTACTGAATTGCAATTTGCTACCAATCATGAGCTTCACCGCGAGCACCTTGCGGCCAATGCGCTTGCCAATGCCTACGCACAGGTATGCCAAGAACTATTGCGGATTCAGAATATTCAGCCAAGCGCAATAAGTGCAATTGGTGCCCATGGACAAACACTACGTCATCAACCCGCATCCGATCATCTCAAAAGCTATACCCATCAGAGCCTAAATTCAGCCTTATTAGCTGAGCTCACTGGTATCAACGTCGTTGCTAATTTTCGTGCGCGCGATATGGCCGCCGGTGGCCAAGGCGCGCCTCTGGTACCTGCCTTTCATTATGAGCAGTTTTATGATCCCCTTGAAAATCGTGCCATTTTGAACATAGGTGGGATTGCTAATTTAACGATTCTTCCAGCATCTGGCGAAGTGACTGGTTTTGATTGTGGGCCAGGTAATTTGTTACTCGATGCCTGGGTACATCACCACCTTGGAAAAGCGTTTGACGATGACGGACGGTGGGCAAGTTCAGGCATGCCCAATTCAGAACTCGTAGCGCGAATGCTACAAGACCCTTACTTTGCAAAGCTTCCTCCCAAGAGTACGGGGCGGGATCACTTTAATTTGCACTGGCTAAATCATTTGATGACAGGGCTCTCGCTTGCCCCTGAAGATGTTCAAGCTACCCTCTTGCAACTCACGATTGACAGCATCCTTAATGCATTACGCTCGTTTGCGAGCAATACTCAGACTCTGATTGTGTGTGGAGGCGGAGTTAAGAATATTGCTCTACTTGAGCTTCTTAAAATTCAGGCTCGTCATCAGCTGCCGAATCTAACGATTGCCTCATCAGCGCGATTTGGAATTGATCCCCAGCTAGTGGAAAGTCTGGCGTTTGCTTGGTTGGCCTGGGCCTTCATGCAAAAACGGCCAGCAAATGTGCCGGCCGTTACTGGAGCAAAAGGTTCACGAATCCTTGGGGCGCTCTACCCTGCCTGA
- the erpA gene encoding iron-sulfur cluster insertion protein ErpA: protein MTATNTAVDQVSAMAEPPVPLIFTDSAAAKVADLIAEEGNPELKLRVFVQGGGCSGFQYGFTFDDAVNEDDTSFEKNGVTLLVDSMSFQYLVGAEIDYKEDINGSQFVIKNPNATTTCGCGSSFSA, encoded by the coding sequence ATGACCGCTACGAATACCGCTGTTGATCAAGTCTCAGCCATGGCTGAGCCACCAGTCCCATTGATTTTTACGGATAGTGCAGCCGCTAAGGTTGCTGACTTAATTGCCGAAGAGGGAAATCCTGAGCTAAAACTTCGTGTCTTTGTTCAAGGCGGTGGATGTTCTGGATTTCAGTATGGATTTACTTTTGATGACGCCGTTAACGAGGATGACACCAGTTTTGAAAAAAACGGCGTGACCTTGTTGGTCGATTCAATGAGTTTTCAGTATCTTGTGGGCGCGGAGATTGACTATAAAGAAGATATCAACGGTTCACAGTTTGTGATCAAAAATCCGAATGCAACCACCACCTGTGGTTGTGGCTCATCTTTTTCAGCCTAA
- the argC gene encoding N-acetyl-gamma-glutamyl-phosphate reductase has product MIKVGIVGGTGYTGVELLRLLAQHPQVQLHSITSRSEAGMAVAEMFPSLRNRVDLKFTTPENAKLTECDAVFFATPHGVAMAQAKELLAANVKILDLAADFRLQDIKVFEQWYGMPHACPDILKEAVYGLPEINREKIKQARIVGLAGCYPTSVQLGLAPLLSPQNGFSKPLIDAQRIIADCKSGTSGAGRKAEIATLLSEASDNFKAYAVKGHRHLPEITQGLKAIAGHDQVALTFVPHLTPMIRGIHSTLYVQLTPDGRSVDFQALYESFYANEPFVDVMPAGSHPETRSVRGSNGMKIAVHRPGGGDTLVILVVEDNLVKGASGQGVQCLNLMFGFPESMGLEQIALMP; this is encoded by the coding sequence ATGATTAAAGTCGGTATTGTGGGTGGCACGGGGTATACGGGCGTCGAATTGCTTCGCCTTTTGGCCCAACATCCTCAGGTCCAATTGCACTCGATCACCTCTCGATCTGAAGCCGGCATGGCGGTTGCAGAAATGTTTCCATCCTTACGCAATCGGGTGGATTTGAAATTTACTACTCCAGAAAATGCCAAGCTTACCGAGTGCGATGCTGTATTTTTTGCGACCCCTCACGGTGTGGCAATGGCACAGGCCAAAGAGCTACTCGCAGCGAATGTGAAGATATTGGATCTTGCTGCAGACTTTCGTCTTCAAGATATCAAGGTCTTTGAGCAATGGTATGGGATGCCACACGCTTGCCCGGATATCTTGAAGGAGGCTGTTTATGGTTTGCCTGAAATCAATCGAGAGAAAATCAAGCAGGCTCGGATCGTTGGTTTGGCAGGTTGCTATCCAACATCTGTGCAGTTAGGGCTTGCTCCATTGTTATCCCCACAGAATGGCTTCTCAAAGCCCCTTATTGATGCCCAACGAATCATTGCCGACTGTAAATCTGGCACTTCAGGCGCGGGCCGTAAAGCCGAAATTGCTACTTTGTTATCTGAGGCGAGCGATAACTTCAAAGCCTATGCCGTTAAGGGTCACCGTCATTTACCCGAGATTACGCAAGGCTTGAAGGCCATTGCGGGGCATGATCAGGTAGCCCTAACCTTTGTACCTCATCTAACCCCGATGATTCGGGGGATTCACTCAACTCTATACGTTCAATTAACACCGGATGGCAGATCGGTCGACTTTCAGGCGCTGTATGAAAGTTTTTATGCCAATGAGCCCTTCGTGGATGTCATGCCAGCGGGAAGCCACCCAGAAACCCGCTCAGTGCGGGGCAGTAATGGGATGAAGATTGCGGTTCATCGGCCTGGCGGTGGGGATACCCTCGTCATTTTGGTGGTTGAAGATAATTTGGTGAAAGGTGCCTCGGGCCAAGGTGTCCAGTGTCTAAATTTAATGTTTGGCTTTCCTGAATCCATGGGCCTAGAGCAGATCGCTCTAATGCCATGA
- the rpsI gene encoding 30S ribosomal protein S9: protein MYGNWNYGTGRRKSSVARVFIKSGKGEITVNGKPIDAYFARETSRMIARQPLALTSNLTTFDIQVNVSGGGETGQAGAVRHGVTRALIDYDAALKPTLSKAGLVTRDAREVERKKVGLHGARRRKQFSKR, encoded by the coding sequence ATGTACGGAAATTGGAACTACGGAACAGGACGTCGCAAGAGCTCAGTGGCTCGCGTCTTCATTAAATCAGGTAAGGGCGAGATTACCGTGAATGGCAAACCCATTGACGCTTATTTTGCTCGTGAAACTTCACGCATGATCGCTCGTCAGCCTTTAGCGCTGACTAGCAATCTGACCACGTTTGATATTCAAGTGAACGTTAGCGGTGGTGGTGAGACCGGTCAAGCTGGTGCTGTGCGTCATGGTGTAACCCGTGCGCTGATTGATTATGATGCGGCTCTCAAGCCAACTCTGTCAAAAGCTGGATTGGTCACTCGCGATGCTCGTGAGGTTGAGCGTAAGAAAGTTGGTTTACACGGCGCTCGACGTCGTAAGCAATTTAGTAAGCGTTAA